One genomic segment of Oncorhynchus mykiss isolate Arlee chromosome 10, USDA_OmykA_1.1, whole genome shotgun sequence includes these proteins:
- the LOC110534422 gene encoding choline transporter-like protein 1 isoform X2 → MALCVSRCPDIELKTYTDVKKFALQNGSELCSYDIPVSKYPSHGERSKKCPKLPVPPSNSLPVFHRCTPVDISCYAQFAEAFVTFVSDNSMLHRVIAGVMASKEIIMGLCVLALVLSIILMVVIRYISVVLVWILTALVVLGSIGGTGVLWWLYVDHRTNLTDQTGTSPTPQQQVATDNVQALLVYAIFATVFTVILLLLLFFMRKRVALTITLFHVAGKVFTHLPLLALQPFWTFLSLMLFWVSWLGVLLFLGTAGSPVQSEEAGLVEYRISGPLQYMVWYHAVGLIWISQFILACQQMTVAGAVVTYYFTRNKSELPMTPIVSSMLCLTRYHLGTVAKGSFIITLVEIPRLILTYIHNQLKGKENACARCMLKSCICCLWCLKKCLMYLNQNAYTATAINSTSFCTSARDAFVILVENALRVATINTVGDFVLFLGKVLIVSCTAFVGVLSLNYQRDYTVWVLPLLIVCLFSWLVAHCFLSVFEIVVDVLFLCFAVDTKHNDGSPGREFYMDKALMEFVENSKNMAGRDRPEADGDGAEMKSMTHGGGTFA, encoded by the exons ATGGCTCTCTGTGTGTCCAGGTGTCCAGACATAGAGCTCAAGACGTACACTGACGTCAAAAAGTTTGCACTGCAAAATG GGTCGGAGCTCTGCTCGTACGACATCCCAGTCTCCAAGTATCCAAGCCACGGAGAGAGATCCAAAAAGTGCCCCAAACTCCCCGTGCCACCAAG TAATTCTCTCCCCGTGTTCCACCGCTGCACTCCCGTGGACATCTCCTGCTATGCCCAGTTCGCTGAGGCCTTCGTCACCTTCGTCAGTGACAACAGCATGCTGCACAGGGTCATTGCCGGGGTGATGGCCAGCAAGGAGATCATCATGGGCCTGTGCGTGCTGGCTCTAG TCCTCTCCATAATCCTGATGGTGGTGATTCGCTACATCTCTGTCGTGCTGGTCTGGATCCTCACCGCCCTCGTGGTTCTGGGCTCTATAG GTGGGACCGGGGTTCTGTGGTGGCTCTACGTGGACCACAGGACGAATCTGACCGACCAGACTGGTACCTCCCCAACACCCCAACAGCAGGTGGCCACAGACAACGTCCAAGCTCTGCTGGTCTACGCCATCTTTGCCACTGTCTTCACG GtgatcctgctgctgctgctgttcttCATGAGGAAGCGCGTGGCACTGACCATCACCCTGTTCCACGTGGCGGGCAAGGTGTTCACTCACCTGCCTCTGCTGGCCCTGCAGCCCTTCTGGACCTTCCTCAGCCTCATGCTCTTCTGGGTGTCCTGGCTCGGTGTGCTCCTCTTCCTCGGAACCGCAG GTAGCCCAGTGCAGAGTGAAGAGGCAGGGCTGGTGGAGTATCGTATATCAGGCCCACTCCAGTACATGGTGTGGTACCACGCTGTGGGCCTCATCTGGATCAGTCAGTTCATCCTGGCCTGCCAGCAGATGACCGTGGCCGGAGCTGTGGTCACCTACTACTTCACAAG GAATAAATCTGAGCTGCCCATGACCCCCATCGTGTCATCTATGCTGTGTCTGACCCGCTACCACCTGGGCACTGTGGCCAAAGGCTCCTTCATCATCACCTTGGTGGAGATCCCTCGCCTCATCCTCACCTACATCCACAACCAGCTGAAAGGAAAA GAAAATGCCTGTGCTCGCTGTATGTTGAAATCCTGCATCTGCTGCTTGTGGTGCCTGAAGAAGTGTCTAATGTACCTGAATCAA AACGCGTACACGGCGACAGCGATCAACAGCACCAGTTTCTGTACGTCGGCACGTGACGCCTTCGTCATCCTGGTAGAGAATGCCCTCAGAGTGGCCACCATCAACACCGTGGGGGACTTTGTCCTCTTCCTGGGAAAG gtacTGATCGTCTCCTGCACTGCGTTCGTCGGCGTATTGTCGCTCAACTACCAGCGGGACTACACGGTGTGGGTGCTGCCCCTGCTCATCGTCTGCCTGTTCTCCTGGCTGGTGGCCCACTGCTTCCTGTCCGTCTTTGAGATCGTGGTGGACGTGCTCTTCCTCTGCTTCGCCGTGGACACCAAGCACAACGACGGCAGCCCCGGCCGAGAGTTCTACATGGACAAGGCCCTCATG GAGTTTGTCGAGAACAGTAAGAATATGGCGGGAAGGGATCGGCCCGAGGCAGATGGAGACGGTGCTGAGATGAAGTCCATG ACTCATGGAGGAGGGACTTTTGCTTGA